A genomic segment from Aegilops tauschii subsp. strangulata cultivar AL8/78 chromosome 1, Aet v6.0, whole genome shotgun sequence encodes:
- the LOC109773682 gene encoding uncharacterized protein — translation MTTPRTPLTPTSRTTVSPETPRGSGRRGLRRCGRSCRSRWLNYLRPGLKHGNFTPAEDRIICEMYRKKGSCWSVIAAKLPGRTDLAIKNYWNSTLKKRFPRPRAARSCRRRRTGGTSTSSDATSLDLALVVYDEESTSGTARDLPLVVCNEEDSATTARDLPLVVYNVNEASATAGSSSSHAGAVSAGPPVQARAQPPLLPTAAANEEPIAAVPVSGPVKMEPRTPPPPADETSEEMDINCCPMSPLPLGLMEPELPCIAMDLPNIAGFDDIDSLLSYFDH, via the exons ATGACGACGCCCCGCACGCCGCTGACGCCTACGTCGAGGACCACCGTCAGTCCCGAGACCCCAAGGGGAAGCGGCCGGCGAG GGCTTCGGCGCTGCGGCCGGAGCTGCCGTTCAAGGTGGCTGAACTACCTCCGTCCGGGGCTGAAGCACGGCAACTTCACGCCGGCGGAGGACAGGATCATCTGCGAGATGTACAGAAAGAAAGGAAGCTG CTGGTCCGTCATCGCCGCCAAGCTCCCCGGGAGGACGGACCTCGCCATCAAGAACTACTGGAACAGCACGCTCAAGAAGCGGTTCCCCCGCCCCCGCGCGGCGaggagctgccgccgccgccgcaccggcgGCACGAGCACGTCGTCCGACGCCACGAGCCTGGACCTCGCGCTGGTGGTCTACGACGAGGAGAGCACCAGCGGCACAGCGCGGGACCTCCCGCTGGTCGTATGCAACGAGGAGGACAGCGCCACCACGGCGCGGGACCTCCCGCTGGTCGTGTACAACGTCAACGAGGCGAGCGCCACGGCAGGGTCCTCGTCGAGCCACGCCGGCGCCGTCTCGGCCGGACCGCCAGTGCAAGCGCGTGCCCAACCGCCACTGCTGCCCACAGCCGCCGCGAACGAGGAGCCGATCGCGGCGGTCCCGGTCAGCGGGCCTGTGAAGATGGAACCGCGGACGCCGCCACCGCCAGCTGATGAAACCAGCGAGGAGATGGACATCAACTGCTGCCCCATGTCTCCGCTCCCCCTGGGGCTCATGGAGCCGGAACTTCCTTGCATTGCCATGGATCTGCCTAACATTGCCGGTTTCGACGACATCGACAGCCTCCTCTCCTACTTTGACCACTGA